The following are from one region of the Vigna radiata var. radiata cultivar VC1973A unplaced genomic scaffold, Vradiata_ver6 scaffold_323, whole genome shotgun sequence genome:
- the LOC106754616 gene encoding laccase-7: MKLSEFWFALASVILVFSLASADTVEHTFTVQNKAITRLCNERVIVTVNGLYPGPTLEVREGDAVIIHVVNKSPYNITIHWHGIFQLFSAWADGPEYVTQCGIRPQHSYTYKFNVIQQEGTVWWHAHASVLRATVHGAFIIHPRSGKLPFPKPYKHVPIILGDWYDGNVVDIYEHVLAAGDVRVSDAFTINGLPGDLFNCSKQQTYKLKLRQGKTYLLRMINAAFNNNLFFKIANHKFTVVALDASYIEHYVTDVITIAPGQTADVLLKADQPIGNYYMAATPYVVGQPSPLFDNTTTRGLVVYEGYKSSLRDSKPIMPLLPPFNATAIANAFFTNITSLVGAPHWVPVPLEVDERMLITISINLERCPKNGTCLGLFNQKFSASMNNESFTLPVGKGYSMLEASFYNVSGVYTTDFPDYPTQTFDFTSPKNALDLSRVFTTTKTTKVKKLKFNSTVEVVYQNTAILNAQSHPMHLHGFSFHILAQGFGNYDADRDRVKFNLVNPQIRNTIAVPAGGWAVIRFQANNPGMWFVHCHVDDHQLWGLNMAFEVESGPTDSTSLPPPPADLPKC, translated from the exons ATGAAGCTTTCCGAGTTTTGGTTTGCATTGGCTTCTGTTATTCTAGTTTTTTCCTTGGCCTCTGCTGATACAGTAGAGCACACTTTCACT GTTCAAAACAAAGCGATCACACGTTTGTGCAATGAGCGAGTGATTGTCACAGTTAATGGACTTTACCCTGGACCAACGTTAGAAGTTCGAGAAGGGGACGCTGTGATTATTCATGTAGTTAACAAGTCACCCTACAATATCACTATTCATTG GCATGGAATATTTCAGCTGTTTAGTGCATGGGCAGATGGTCCTGAATACGTAACACAATGCGGAATTCGTCCTCAACATAGTTATACTTACAAATTCAATGTGATACAACAAGAAGGAACAGTGTGGTGGCATGCTCATGCTTCAGTTTTACGTGCCACCGTTCACGGTGCTTTCATCATTCACCCACGTTCGGGCAAGCTTCCATTTCCTAAACcttacaagcatgttccaataATATTAG GTGATTGGTACGATGGTAATGTGGTTGATATTTATGAACACGTGCTCGCCGCTGGTGATGTAAGAGTATCTGATGCCTTCACCATCAATGGTTTGCCTGGTGATCTCTTCAACTGCTCAAAACAAC AGACATACAAGCTAAAGTTGAGACAAGGGAAAACCTACTTGCTACGAATGATCAACGCTGCATTCAATAACAACCTTTTCTTCAAGATAGCCAACCACAAATTCACAGTGGTTGCATTGGACGCTTCCTACATAGAACACTATGTCACTGACGTCATCACCATCGCTCCTGGCCAAACCGCTGACGTGCTTCTGAAAGCCGACCAGCCCATAGGCAACTATTACATGGCAGCCACTCCTTACGTTGTGGGACAGCCGTCACCACTGTTCGACAACACGACAACGCGTGGCCTTGTCGTCTACGAAGGTTACAAGTCATCATTAAGAGATTCAAAGCCCATCATGCCATTGCTTCCACCATTCAACGCCACGGCAATCGCCAACGCattcttcaccaacatcacaaGCTTGGTGGGGGCCCCTCACTGGGTCCCGGTCCCACTTGAGGTGGACGAGCGTATGCTCATCACCATTAGCATAAACCTAGAAAGGTGTCCCAAGAACGGCACGTGCTTGGGTTTGTTTAACCAGAAATTCTCTGCCAGCATGAACAACGAGTCCTTCACTCTCCCTGTTGGGAAAGGGTACTCTATGTTGGAGGCATCATTTTACAATGTGAGTGGTGTGTACACTACTGATTTTCCAGACTACCCTACTCAAACATTTGATTTCACAAGCCCCAAAAATGCTTTGGATCTTAGCCGCGTGTTTACAACAACGAAAACGACCAAAGTGAAGAAGCTCAAGTTTAATTCTACCGTTGAGGTTGTGTATCAGAACACGGCAATTTTGAATGCGCAAAGCCACCCCATGCACCTTCATGGTTTTAGTTTCCATATTTTGGCTCAAGGGTTTGGAAACTATGATGCCGACAGAGATAGAGTCAAGTTTAATTTGGTTAATCCACAAATACGTAACACAATTGCTGTTCCAGCTGGAGGATGGGCTGTCATTAGATTCCAAGCAAATAATCCAG gGATGTGGTTTGTGCATTGCCACGTGGATGATCATCAGTTGTGGGGACTAAACATGGCTTTTGAGGTTGAGAGTGGACCAACTGATTCAACTTCTCTGCCACCACCACCAGCTGATCTACCAAAGtgttaa